Proteins from a single region of Chryseomicrobium sp. FSL W7-1435:
- a CDS encoding sporulation protein YqfD produces the protein MRFKNYRIKARIEGTEQQLQKFLTLLYELQKVPLYNLQRLDGYLYFEMNQTDISTIKSIRFQAGVRLSLTHTSFHLFRNPLLIVALLIFLALPLASHYFYFSVSITGDEAHQQAVEDYLLKEKLTFPLLKKELPPIERIRNELMKKHASMAWVMIDKESAELTISIVPAPDPIDPQDWPEATKFVAAYDGQIERVQLLAGESLVERKSIVSKGDILAIGSKGEKAKGIIVGTYWREIEFELLTKEKKFDFESSHLSELIRQFVTESKGETTIQGVKVLQVQNENGKVRGKVLVKIQGIITKPEYLKETLND, from the coding sequence TTGCGGTTCAAAAATTACAGGATTAAAGCTCGAATAGAAGGAACTGAACAACAACTTCAAAAATTTTTAACTTTGCTCTATGAACTACAAAAAGTGCCTCTCTATAATCTCCAGAGACTTGATGGGTATTTGTATTTTGAAATGAATCAAACGGACATTTCAACGATTAAATCGATTCGTTTTCAAGCTGGGGTGCGCCTTTCCCTTACTCATACAAGCTTTCACCTTTTTCGAAATCCTCTTCTAATAGTGGCGCTGCTTATTTTTTTAGCACTGCCACTTGCTAGTCATTATTTTTATTTTTCTGTTTCGATTACGGGAGACGAGGCACATCAACAGGCAGTTGAAGACTATTTATTAAAAGAAAAGCTAACTTTTCCCTTACTTAAAAAAGAATTGCCACCAATTGAAAGAATCCGAAACGAACTTATGAAAAAACACGCCTCCATGGCATGGGTGATGATCGATAAAGAATCTGCCGAATTAACAATTTCCATCGTGCCAGCTCCTGATCCAATAGATCCTCAAGATTGGCCTGAAGCCACAAAATTTGTAGCAGCTTATGACGGGCAAATTGAACGTGTGCAACTGTTAGCTGGCGAGAGCTTAGTGGAGCGAAAATCTATTGTATCTAAAGGAGATATTTTGGCCATTGGAAGCAAAGGGGAAAAAGCGAAAGGGATTATAGTAGGGACGTATTGGCGAGAGATTGAATTTGAACTCCTAACCAAAGAGAAAAAATTTGATTTTGAGTCTAGCCACCTTTCAGAACTCATTCGGCAATTTGTAACTGAAAGTAAGGGGGAGACGACTATTCAAGGAGTAAAAGTTTTACAGGTGCAAAATGAAAATGGTAAAGTAAGAGGGAAGGTACTAGTCAAAATTCAAGGCATCATTACGAAACCTGAGTACCTTAAGGAGACATTGAATGACTGA